Proteins encoded by one window of Kribbella flavida DSM 17836:
- a CDS encoding helix-turn-helix domain-containing protein, with amino-acid sequence MTVLHNETRPRPELSDLARASEHCGFLRATHQCGLPRATPEPALPREISHEDLKLLRLLATGLPMDAVARRLDLSERTVRRRTRAACDRLGFGTAIEAIVWAAHRGLL; translated from the coding sequence ATGACCGTCCTGCACAACGAGACCCGGCCACGTCCGGAGCTGAGCGACCTCGCCCGGGCGTCCGAGCACTGCGGGTTCCTCCGGGCCACCCACCAGTGTGGGCTGCCGCGGGCGACGCCCGAGCCGGCCCTGCCACGAGAGATCAGCCACGAAGACCTCAAGCTGCTGCGGCTGCTCGCCACCGGGCTGCCGATGGACGCGGTGGCCCGCCGGCTCGATCTGTCCGAGCGGACCGTCCGCCGCCGAACCAGGGCCGCCTGCGACCGCCTCGGCTTCGGCACCGCCATCGAAGCGATCGTCTGGGCGGCCCACCGCGGCCTGCTCTGA
- a CDS encoding sensor histidine kinase has protein sequence MLGVLALAVTAVVFLTWQVLSARSDAAADAELTHEATKFRAYAGSPTAASLTTPEDLLDRWLQSNLPDTSEAFFTIVDGRAYHRSQGTPPARLDTDTAFVQRIGSATTPQYGWVDSTAGKVRYAVIPVRVGTEPVRAQLVLLEFRDLLAQPLEDAAKALALIGLVTLAMAAGACWIVTGRVLAPIRQVRATAEQIGASDLRRRIDVVGNDDVAQLARTFNTMLDRLEFAFTAQREFVDNAGHELRTPITVIRGHLELMSDDPRDREQTRALILDELARMNRMVDDLLVLAKSGRPDFLELEQVNLTELVVEAVAKARPLADRTWRVDESADASMLADGQRLTQALMQLVSNAVRHTRPGDRISVGSRVIPADPDGPARVLLWVEDSGAGVCVADRERIFDRFARGNDQGRTDGAGLGLAIVRSIARAHGGDARLADGGGPGARFELELPFGPAVEQSVDEELGEIVESEEVR, from the coding sequence ATGCTCGGCGTACTCGCGCTGGCCGTCACCGCGGTGGTCTTCCTCACCTGGCAGGTGCTGTCCGCGCGCTCCGACGCCGCGGCGGATGCCGAGCTCACGCACGAGGCAACCAAGTTCCGCGCGTACGCCGGCTCGCCGACCGCCGCGTCCCTCACCACTCCCGAGGACCTGCTCGATCGCTGGCTGCAGAGCAACCTGCCCGACACCTCGGAGGCGTTCTTCACGATCGTCGACGGCCGCGCCTACCACCGCAGCCAGGGCACGCCGCCCGCACGCCTCGACACCGACACCGCCTTCGTCCAGCGGATCGGGTCGGCCACCACCCCGCAGTACGGGTGGGTCGACAGCACCGCCGGCAAGGTCCGGTACGCCGTGATCCCGGTGCGGGTGGGGACGGAGCCGGTGCGGGCGCAGCTTGTCCTGCTGGAGTTCCGCGACCTCTTGGCGCAACCGCTGGAGGACGCGGCGAAGGCGCTGGCGTTGATCGGCCTGGTCACGCTGGCGATGGCGGCCGGCGCCTGCTGGATCGTCACCGGACGAGTGCTGGCGCCGATCCGGCAGGTGCGCGCGACCGCGGAGCAGATCGGCGCCTCCGACCTGCGCCGCCGAATCGATGTCGTCGGCAACGATGACGTCGCGCAGCTGGCCCGCACGTTCAACACGATGCTGGACCGGCTGGAGTTCGCGTTCACCGCGCAGCGCGAGTTCGTCGACAACGCCGGGCACGAGCTGCGGACGCCGATCACGGTGATCCGCGGGCATCTCGAACTCATGAGCGACGATCCGCGCGACCGCGAGCAGACCCGCGCGCTCATCCTCGACGAGCTCGCCCGGATGAACCGCATGGTCGACGACCTGCTGGTGCTGGCCAAGTCCGGCCGCCCGGACTTCCTCGAGCTGGAGCAGGTCAACCTGACCGAGCTGGTGGTGGAGGCCGTCGCCAAGGCTCGCCCGCTGGCCGACCGCACCTGGCGCGTCGACGAATCGGCTGACGCCAGCATGCTCGCCGACGGTCAACGGCTGACGCAGGCCCTGATGCAACTGGTCTCGAACGCCGTCCGCCACACCCGACCCGGCGACCGCATCTCGGTCGGTTCCCGGGTGATTCCCGCTGATCCGGACGGTCCGGCGCGGGTGCTGTTGTGGGTCGAGGACTCGGGCGCCGGGGTCTGCGTCGCCGACCGGGAACGGATCTTCGACAGATTTGCCCGAGGCAACGATCAGGGGCGGACCGACGGGGCGGGGCTCGGGCTGGCGATCGTCCGGTCCATCGCCCGGGCGCACGGTGGCGACGCCCGGCTGGCGGACGGCGGCGGGCCTGGTGCGCGGTTCGAGCTGGAGTTGCCGTTCGGGCCGGCGGTGGAGCAGTCGGTGGACGAAGAGCTCGGCGAGATCGTGGAGAGCGAGGAGGTGCGATGA
- a CDS encoding response regulator transcription factor has protein sequence MNRILIAEDEQRIASFVERGLRSNGFVTTVVADGETAYQEGVSGGYDLLLLDLGLPRVDGFTVLRRLREARVTMPVVILTARDGVRDTVAGLEGGADDYIAKPFAFEELLARVRLRLRSDGSGTADANILQVGDLSLDLRTRRASVDGRTVDLTAREFLLAEVFCRHPDQVLSREQLLSQVWGFDFDPGSNVVDVYIRYLRRKLGPDRIQTIRGMGYRLRPG, from the coding sequence ATGAACCGGATTCTGATCGCCGAGGACGAGCAGCGGATCGCGTCGTTCGTCGAGCGGGGACTGCGCAGCAACGGTTTCGTCACCACGGTCGTGGCGGACGGCGAAACGGCGTACCAGGAAGGGGTGAGTGGCGGCTACGACCTGCTGCTGCTCGACCTCGGCCTGCCGCGGGTGGACGGGTTCACCGTGCTGCGGCGGCTGCGGGAGGCGCGGGTGACGATGCCGGTGGTGATCTTGACCGCACGGGACGGGGTGCGCGACACGGTCGCCGGGCTGGAAGGTGGGGCCGACGACTACATCGCCAAGCCGTTCGCCTTCGAGGAACTGCTGGCGCGGGTCCGGCTCCGGTTGCGCAGCGACGGCTCCGGCACGGCCGACGCGAACATCCTGCAGGTCGGCGACCTCAGCCTTGACCTGCGCACCCGCCGCGCCTCCGTCGACGGCCGCACGGTCGACCTCACCGCCCGGGAGTTCCTGCTCGCCGAGGTCTTCTGCCGGCACCCCGACCAGGTGCTGTCCCGCGAACAACTGCTGTCCCAGGTCTGGGGCTTCGACTTCGATCCCGGCTCGAACGTGGTCGACGTCTACATTCGCTACCTGCGCCGCAAGCTGGGGCCCGACCGCATCCAGACCATCCGAGGCATGGGCTACCGCCTCCGCCCCGGCTGA
- a CDS encoding family 78 glycoside hydrolase catalytic domain: MSFRTRFGCLLAAVLLLTPLVPATGSPPATRETLQVRNLKTNNLTNPLGVPGTPPRLSWQLDGDRRGITQSRYQIRVASTPAKTARPDIWDSGVVRSTDSIEVPYGGPALTTGTAYHWTVRVWDDAGKASAWSPVATFETGPLRPGDWQGDWIGADNQPGPEWTDTTIDADVTLVKDALGVFFRGRGGVGYMWQLNQLTPDKPLLRPHVRQPGGGYVLLGEIPLAAGTDLKQRHHLRITVAGRTITTWLDGVQVDSRERSDHNAPGVVGFRTDGAEHGVVHSLKVTNVAGEVLVDTAFPAGDQTFPDGTVRAEGGLQVKGTTDLWLPGKPIPVFRKAISLPKAKKVASARIDAAAQGIYELTVNGRKAGDHQLAPGWTDYARRIQSQTYDVTKLLKSGANTLGAEVAPGWFTGNLAMFGPNKYGTDTAFIAQLRVTYTDGTADVFATDSSWQTAPGAVRVADLLNGESYDARRTASEWVPAQVRPSATAKIVPQTDQPVRVTQELKARAIPSPTPGAYLYDLGQNMVGIARLTLHGRPGQTVKIRYGEVLNPDGTLYTDNLRSAKATDHYTFATSRPETYQPRFTFHGFRYVEVSGLPTAPPASAIVGVVLGTDAEQVNEFRTNSPLVNQLHSNIVWGQRGNFLSIPTDTPARDERMGWTGDINVFARTAVYNLDSQAFLTKWLQDLRDTQRADGAYASVAPTVPNSFDGGMGNAGWADAGVNVPWTLWQAYGDTSVIRQHYASMTRYVDYLVASSNGLIRGGGDYGDWLNLDDPTPGELIGTSFVAKGARQLSQMAAAIGHTADAAKYQRVYEDVRAAFAARFVAADGKVGSDSQTGYILAFTSDLVPADRIAAAGEHFAATILRRDTHLSTGFLGVDGLLPVLTKIGRTDLAYRLLQNTSYPSWGYEIGKGATTIWERWNSINPDGTFNDVGMNSFNHYAYGAVGEWMYRTLAGLSAAEPGYRKALIAPTPGDGIDTAQLRHRTPYGEVGSQWRRLADGRFTLEVEVPANTTATVRLPAAEARQITESGRALSRAVGVSGVVDEGTTVALTVGSGNYRFAVRP, translated from the coding sequence ATGTCGTTCCGTACCCGTTTCGGCTGCCTGCTGGCCGCCGTCCTGCTGCTGACCCCGTTGGTCCCCGCCACCGGTTCGCCACCCGCGACCCGGGAAACGCTGCAAGTCCGCAACCTGAAGACCAACAACCTGACCAACCCGCTCGGCGTCCCCGGGACGCCACCGCGCCTCAGCTGGCAGCTCGACGGCGACCGCCGCGGCATCACCCAGAGCCGCTACCAGATCCGCGTCGCATCCACACCGGCCAAGACTGCCCGGCCGGACATCTGGGACAGCGGCGTCGTCCGCTCGACGGACTCCATCGAGGTCCCGTACGGCGGCCCCGCACTGACCACCGGTACGGCGTACCACTGGACCGTCCGGGTCTGGGACGACGCCGGCAAGGCGTCCGCGTGGTCGCCGGTCGCGACCTTCGAGACCGGTCCCCTGCGGCCGGGCGATTGGCAGGGCGACTGGATCGGCGCCGACAACCAGCCCGGACCCGAGTGGACCGACACCACCATCGACGCGGACGTGACGCTGGTGAAGGACGCCCTCGGCGTCTTCTTCCGCGGCCGCGGTGGAGTCGGGTACATGTGGCAGCTCAACCAGCTCACCCCGGACAAACCCTTGCTCCGGCCGCACGTCCGCCAACCCGGAGGCGGGTACGTGCTGCTCGGTGAGATCCCGCTCGCCGCGGGGACGGACCTGAAGCAGCGGCACCACCTCCGCATCACGGTCGCCGGGCGGACCATCACCACCTGGCTCGACGGCGTCCAGGTCGACAGCCGCGAACGCTCCGACCACAACGCGCCGGGTGTGGTCGGTTTCCGCACCGACGGCGCGGAGCACGGCGTCGTGCACAGCCTCAAGGTCACCAACGTTGCCGGCGAGGTGCTGGTCGACACCGCCTTCCCGGCCGGCGACCAGACCTTCCCGGACGGGACCGTCAGGGCCGAGGGCGGCCTGCAGGTGAAGGGCACCACCGACCTGTGGCTGCCCGGCAAGCCGATCCCGGTGTTCCGCAAGGCGATCTCGTTGCCGAAAGCAAAAAAGGTCGCCTCGGCGCGGATCGACGCCGCCGCCCAGGGCATCTACGAGCTGACCGTGAACGGCCGCAAGGCGGGCGACCACCAGCTGGCACCCGGCTGGACGGACTACGCACGGCGGATCCAGTCGCAGACGTACGACGTCACGAAGTTGCTGAAGAGCGGTGCCAACACGCTCGGGGCGGAAGTCGCGCCGGGCTGGTTCACCGGCAACCTGGCGATGTTCGGCCCGAACAAGTACGGCACCGACACCGCGTTCATCGCCCAGCTCCGGGTCACCTACACCGACGGCACGGCGGACGTGTTCGCCACCGACTCGAGCTGGCAGACCGCGCCCGGCGCCGTACGGGTGGCCGATCTGCTCAACGGGGAGAGCTACGACGCGCGGCGGACCGCGTCGGAGTGGGTGCCGGCGCAGGTCCGGCCGAGTGCCACCGCGAAGATCGTGCCGCAGACGGACCAGCCGGTCCGGGTGACGCAGGAGCTGAAGGCACGCGCCATCCCGTCGCCGACGCCCGGGGCGTACCTCTACGACCTCGGCCAGAACATGGTCGGCATCGCCCGGCTGACCCTGCACGGGAGGCCCGGCCAGACGGTGAAGATCCGGTACGGCGAGGTGCTCAATCCCGACGGCACGCTCTACACCGACAACCTGCGCTCGGCGAAGGCGACCGACCACTACACCTTCGCCACCAGCCGACCGGAGACCTACCAACCCCGGTTCACCTTCCACGGCTTCCGGTACGTCGAGGTCAGTGGGCTGCCCACGGCGCCGCCGGCCAGCGCGATCGTCGGTGTGGTCCTCGGCACCGACGCCGAGCAGGTGAACGAGTTCCGGACCAATTCACCGCTGGTGAACCAGCTGCACAGCAACATCGTCTGGGGCCAGCGTGGCAACTTCCTCTCCATCCCGACCGACACCCCGGCCCGGGACGAGCGGATGGGCTGGACCGGCGACATCAACGTGTTCGCCCGGACCGCGGTCTACAACCTGGATTCGCAGGCCTTCCTGACCAAGTGGCTGCAGGACCTGCGCGACACCCAGCGCGCGGACGGCGCGTACGCGAGCGTCGCGCCGACCGTGCCGAACTCCTTCGACGGCGGCATGGGCAACGCCGGCTGGGCCGACGCCGGGGTGAACGTGCCGTGGACGCTGTGGCAGGCGTACGGCGACACCTCGGTGATCCGGCAGCACTACGCCTCGATGACCCGGTACGTCGACTACCTCGTCGCCAGCTCGAACGGGCTGATCAGGGGCGGCGGCGACTACGGCGACTGGCTGAACCTGGACGACCCGACGCCGGGTGAGCTGATCGGGACGTCGTTCGTCGCGAAAGGCGCGCGCCAGCTGAGCCAGATGGCGGCCGCGATCGGTCACACCGCGGACGCGGCGAAGTACCAGCGGGTGTACGAGGACGTGCGGGCGGCGTTCGCGGCACGGTTCGTGGCGGCGGACGGCAAGGTGGGGTCGGACAGCCAGACCGGCTACATCCTCGCCTTCACGAGCGACCTCGTGCCGGCCGACCGGATCGCGGCCGCGGGTGAGCACTTCGCCGCGACGATCCTGCGCCGGGACACGCACTTGTCCACCGGGTTCCTCGGCGTGGACGGGCTGCTGCCGGTGCTGACGAAGATCGGCCGCACGGACCTGGCGTACCGGCTGCTGCAGAACACCTCGTACCCGTCCTGGGGCTACGAGATCGGCAAGGGTGCGACCACGATCTGGGAGCGGTGGAACTCGATCAACCCCGACGGCACCTTCAACGACGTCGGGATGAACTCGTTCAACCACTACGCGTACGGCGCGGTCGGGGAGTGGATGTACCGGACGCTGGCCGGGCTGTCCGCGGCCGAGCCCGGGTACCGCAAGGCGCTGATCGCACCGACCCCGGGCGACGGGATCGACACCGCCCAGCTGCGCCACCGGACGCCGTACGGCGAGGTCGGTAGCCAGTGGCGGCGGCTGGCGGACGGGCGGTTCACGCTGGAGGTCGAGGTGCCGGCGAACACGACGGCGACCGTGCGGCTGCCGGCGGCCGAGGCTCGCCAGATCACCGAGAGCGGGCGGGCGTTGAGCCGCGCGGTAGGCGTCAGCGGGGTGGTCGACGAGGGCACGACGGTCGCACTGACGGTCGGCTCGGGCAACTACCGGTTTGCTGTTCGCCCCTGA